In one window of Streptomyces sp. NBC_01224 DNA:
- a CDS encoding iron-containing alcohol dehydrogenase family protein: MPVLTRLIPSPVVVDIRRGALDDLAGLLADQRISASGKLAVAISDGSGRALRERLAPALPGAHWYPVTDGTLDSAVKLADDIKGNRYDAVVGLGGGKIVDVAKYAAARVGLPMVAVATNLAHDGLCSPVATLDNDNGRGSYGVPTPIAVVIDLDIVREAPARFVRSGIGDAVSNISCVADWELAHAVNGEEIDGLAAAMARQAGEAVLRHPGGIGDDAFLKVLAEGLVLTGISMSVAGDSRPASGACHEINHAFDLLYPKRAASHGEQVGLGACFAMHLRGAREDSLLMAVTLRRHGLPVLPEDIGFTADEFVQAVDYAPQTRPGRFTILEHLNLSTDQIRDAYADYAKTISS; encoded by the coding sequence GTGCCAGTACTGACCCGGCTCATCCCGTCCCCGGTCGTCGTCGACATCCGCCGCGGCGCCCTGGACGATCTGGCCGGTCTCCTCGCCGACCAGCGGATCTCCGCCTCCGGCAAGCTCGCCGTCGCGATCAGCGACGGTTCGGGGCGCGCCCTGCGCGAGCGGCTGGCCCCCGCGCTGCCCGGCGCCCACTGGTACCCGGTCACCGACGGCACCCTCGACTCGGCCGTCAAGCTCGCCGACGACATCAAGGGCAACCGGTACGACGCCGTGGTCGGCCTCGGCGGCGGCAAGATCGTCGACGTGGCGAAGTACGCCGCGGCGCGCGTCGGCCTGCCCATGGTCGCCGTGGCGACGAACCTCGCCCACGACGGTCTCTGCTCGCCGGTCGCGACACTGGACAACGACAACGGCCGGGGCTCCTACGGAGTACCCACCCCGATCGCCGTCGTCATCGACCTCGACATCGTCCGCGAGGCACCGGCCCGCTTCGTGCGCTCAGGCATCGGCGACGCGGTCTCCAACATCTCCTGCGTGGCCGACTGGGAACTCGCCCACGCGGTCAACGGCGAGGAAATCGACGGACTCGCCGCGGCCATGGCCAGGCAGGCCGGCGAGGCGGTGCTGCGCCATCCCGGCGGGATCGGCGACGATGCCTTCCTCAAGGTGCTGGCCGAGGGCCTCGTGCTGACCGGCATCTCGATGTCGGTCGCCGGGGACTCCCGGCCGGCCTCGGGCGCCTGCCACGAGATCAACCACGCCTTCGATCTGCTGTACCCCAAGCGTGCGGCGAGCCACGGCGAGCAGGTCGGCCTCGGCGCCTGCTTCGCCATGCATCTGCGCGGTGCGCGCGAGGACTCGCTGCTCATGGCGGTCACCCTGCGCCGCCACGGACTGCCCGTCCTGCCCGAAGACATCGGTTTCACCGCCGACGAGTTCGTCCAGGCCGTCGACTACGCCCCGCAGACCCGCCCGGGACGCTTCACGATCCTGGAACACCTCAACCTGTCCACCGACCAGATCAGGGACGCGTACGCCGACTATGCCAAGACCATCAGTAGCTGA
- a CDS encoding phosphocholine cytidylyltransferase family protein, with protein sequence MIGLVLAAGAGRRLRPYTDTLPKALVPVDGEKTVLDLTLANFAEIGLTEVAVVVGYRKEAVYDRKAELEAKYGVTLTLIDNDKAEEWNNAYSLWCARDVLTRGVILANGDTVHPVSVEKTLLAARGNGQKIILALDTVKHLADEEMKVITEGDKGVRRITKLMDPATATGEYIGVTLIEPEAAAELADALKATYLRDPDLYYEDGYQELVNRGFTVDVAPIGEVTWVEIDNHDDLAKGREIACQY encoded by the coding sequence ATGATCGGCCTCGTACTGGCAGCCGGTGCAGGACGGCGTCTGCGCCCCTACACCGACACGCTCCCGAAGGCTCTCGTGCCTGTCGATGGCGAGAAGACGGTCCTGGACCTGACGCTGGCGAACTTCGCGGAGATCGGCCTCACCGAGGTCGCCGTCGTCGTCGGCTACCGCAAGGAAGCCGTGTACGACCGCAAGGCGGAGCTCGAGGCGAAGTACGGCGTGACCCTCACCCTGATCGACAACGACAAGGCCGAGGAGTGGAACAACGCCTACTCCCTGTGGTGCGCCCGTGACGTCCTGACGCGCGGCGTCATCCTGGCCAACGGCGACACCGTCCACCCGGTCTCCGTCGAGAAGACCCTGCTCGCCGCCCGGGGCAACGGCCAGAAGATCATCCTCGCCCTCGACACGGTGAAGCACCTCGCCGACGAGGAGATGAAGGTCATCACCGAGGGCGACAAGGGTGTGCGACGCATCACCAAGCTGATGGACCCGGCCACCGCGACCGGTGAGTACATCGGTGTCACCCTCATCGAACCGGAGGCCGCCGCGGAGCTCGCCGACGCCCTGAAGGCGACGTATCTGCGCGACCCCGACCTCTACTACGAGGACGGCTACCAGGAGCTCGTGAACCGCGGCTTCACCGTTGACGTGGCCCCCATCGGCGAAGTGACGTGGGTCGAGATCGACAACCACGACGACCTCGCGAAGGGCCGTGAGATCGCGTGCCAGTACTGA